From a single Lolium rigidum isolate FL_2022 chromosome 7, APGP_CSIRO_Lrig_0.1, whole genome shotgun sequence genomic region:
- the LOC124670952 gene encoding auxin-responsive protein SAUR21-like produces the protein MCKVGSTAHSLVWLRRAVRRWRSRTGRPDKDTSAAAVPAGHVAVRVEGGRFLVPLAHLSHPAFQELLRQAEEEYGFPSGASGPLALPCDEQRLRDVLRRVASQGRRSSRADSRPLLQGMTVPS, from the coding sequence ATGTGCAAGGTCGGCAGCACGGCACACTCGCTCGTCTGGCTGCGCCGCGCCGTGCGGCGGTGGCGCTCGCGCACGGGGCGGCCCGACAAGGATACGTCGGCCGCTGCCGTGCCGGCGGGGCATGTGGCGGTGCGCGTGGAGGGCGGCCGGTTTCTGGTCCCGCTGGCGCACCTGAGCCACCCGGCGTTCCAGGAGCTGCTCCGCCAGGCCGAGGAGGAGTACGGCTTCCCGTCCGGCGCCTCCGGCCCGCTCGCGCTACCCTGCGACGAGCAGCGCCTCCGCGACGTCCTCCGCCGCGTCGCTTCCCAAGGCCGCCGCTCTTCCCGCGCCGACTCGCGGCCGTTGCTGCAGGGGATGACCGTGCCGTCGTGA
- the LOC124670953 gene encoding auxin-responsive protein SAUR40-like: MCNVITIASAAWLRRAVRRWCARCTASAEVPAGHVAVCAEGARFMVRLAHLGHPAFLELLRQAEEEYGFPPSASGPVALPCDVDRLRDVLSHVSSSSDTTTTRSAAAPFAPAAEAGSRGRC, encoded by the coding sequence ATGTGCAACGTGATCACGATCGCGTCGGCGGCCTGGCTGCGCCGTGCCGTGCGGCGGTGGTGCGCCCGCTGCACCGCGTCAGCGGAGGTGCCGGCGGGGCACGTGGCGGTGTGCGCAGAGGGCGCGCGGTTCATGGTGCGGCTGGCACACCTAGGCCACCCGGCCTTCTTAGAGCTGCTCAGGCAGGCGGAGGAGGAGTACGGCTTCCCGCCTAGCGCATCCGGCCCGGTCGCGCTCCCCTGCGACGTGGACCGCCTCCGCGACGTCCTGAGCCACGTCTCCTCTTCTTCCGACACTACGACTACGAGGAGCGCCGCCGCTCCTTTTGCTCCCGCCGCCGAGGCCGGGAGTCGAGGCCGCTGCTGA